The Acinetobacter pittii genome contains a region encoding:
- the recA gene encoding recombinase RecA translates to MDENKSKALQAALSQIEKQFGKNTVMRLGDNTVQAVEAVSTGSLTLDIALGIGGLPKGRIVEIYGPESSGKTTMTLQAIAQCQKAGGTCAFIDAEHALDPQYARKLGVDIDNLLVSQPDNGEQALEIADMLVRSGAIDLIVVDSVAALTPKAEIEGEMGDSHMGLQARLMSQALRKITGNAKRSNCMVIFINQIRMKIGVMFGSPETTTGGNALKFYASVRLDIRRIGQVKEGDEIIGSETRVKVVKNKMAPPFKEAIFQILYGKGTNQLGELVDLAVQQDIVQKAGAWYSYQGNKIGQGKNNVIRHFEENPQMAGEIEKVIREQLLTTGTNGAVQVEEEEEDLLLES, encoded by the coding sequence ATGGATGAGAATAAAAGCAAAGCATTACAAGCCGCGCTAAGTCAAATTGAGAAGCAATTTGGCAAAAATACGGTGATGCGTCTCGGTGACAACACTGTTCAAGCAGTTGAAGCTGTATCTACAGGTTCTTTGACTTTAGATATTGCATTGGGGATTGGCGGTTTACCAAAAGGTCGTATCGTTGAGATTTATGGTCCAGAATCTTCTGGTAAAACCACAATGACTCTCCAAGCAATTGCGCAATGTCAAAAAGCTGGTGGTACTTGTGCATTTATCGATGCAGAGCATGCATTAGATCCACAATATGCACGTAAACTTGGTGTAGACATTGATAATCTACTTGTATCACAGCCTGACAACGGTGAACAAGCTCTTGAAATTGCAGATATGCTAGTTCGTTCTGGCGCAATTGATTTAATCGTTGTCGACTCAGTTGCTGCACTTACTCCTAAAGCAGAAATTGAAGGCGAAATGGGCGACTCTCACATGGGCTTACAAGCTCGTTTAATGAGTCAGGCGCTACGTAAAATTACGGGTAATGCTAAACGCTCAAACTGTATGGTTATTTTCATTAACCAGATTCGTATGAAAATTGGTGTAATGTTTGGTAGCCCTGAGACTACGACTGGTGGTAACGCATTAAAGTTCTATGCTTCTGTACGTTTAGATATTCGCCGTATTGGTCAAGTCAAAGAAGGTGATGAAATCATCGGTTCTGAAACTCGAGTTAAAGTTGTTAAAAACAAAATGGCTCCTCCTTTTAAAGAAGCTATTTTCCAAATCCTATACGGTAAAGGTACAAACCAGCTTGGCGAACTTGTAGATTTAGCTGTACAACAAGATATCGTGCAAAAAGCAGGTGCTTGGTATTCGTATCAAGGCAATAAAATTGGTCAAGGTAAAAACAACGTTATCCGCCACTTTGAAGAAAATCCTCAAATGGCTGGAGAAATTGAAAAGGTTATCCGTGAACAACTATTAACTACGGGTACTAATGGCGCTGTACAGGTCGAAGAGGAAGAAGAAGATCTTCTATTAGAATCTTAA
- a CDS encoding YbgF trimerization domain-containing protein, with amino-acid sequence MRLMKHSLLFIALMSTTSLYANIPIESRGLSQSGGSSTTTASSNSSVPSNLNWELMQKNQQLESDIRTLRGQLEEQSNDIEQLKKDLANRYTDLDQRLELLNQKVDPESATPDNTANSDATATGSSEAPSTDNKTASITTASTSQVTSPSQTQVTQPASLPATQNQSNPVELEKAAYTVALDAYKQGGAKKAIAPMQNFIKNHPNSVYTGNAYFWLAEFNLATDPVNYNEAKKNYNVVATQYPNSSKAPRALYQLYSIAKDVDKNTVSANQYKAKILSQYPKSEEAKFFNK; translated from the coding sequence ATGCGATTGATGAAGCATTCTTTATTATTTATTGCCTTAATGAGCACTACTTCTCTCTATGCCAATATTCCAATTGAATCGCGCGGTTTAAGCCAAAGTGGCGGCAGCTCAACCACTACTGCATCTAGTAATTCTTCAGTTCCTAGTAATTTAAATTGGGAATTGATGCAAAAAAATCAACAATTAGAAAGTGATATACGCACTCTACGTGGACAATTAGAAGAACAATCCAACGATATTGAACAATTGAAAAAAGATTTAGCTAATCGCTATACTGATTTAGATCAACGTCTAGAATTACTTAATCAAAAAGTAGATCCGGAAAGTGCAACGCCAGATAATACAGCAAATAGTGATGCTACAGCTACTGGAAGCTCAGAAGCTCCATCTACTGATAATAAAACAGCAAGTATTACCACAGCTTCTACAAGTCAAGTGACTTCCCCATCCCAAACGCAAGTAACACAACCAGCTTCACTGCCTGCTACGCAAAATCAATCAAACCCTGTAGAACTTGAAAAAGCAGCTTACACTGTTGCTTTAGATGCCTATAAACAAGGTGGAGCCAAAAAAGCGATTGCTCCAATGCAAAACTTTATCAAAAATCATCCTAATAGCGTTTATACAGGGAATGCCTACTTTTGGTTAGCCGAGTTTAATTTAGCTACTGATCCAGTGAATTATAATGAAGCTAAAAAGAACTATAACGTAGTGGCTACACAATACCCAAATTCTAGTAAAGCTCCTCGCGCCCTTTACCAACTCTACAGTATTGCCAAAGATGTTGATAAAAATACTGTTTCAGCAAATCAATATAAAGCTAAAATCTTAAGTCAGTATCCAAAATCTGAAGAAGCCAAATTTTTTAATAAATAA
- the pheP gene encoding amino acid permease, with translation MSSFDEIQNREAGLHKKLSAKQMGMIAIGGAIGTGLFMGSKFAISFAGPAVIVSYAIGGLIAFAIMACLAEMTVQHPTSGSFGAYAEHYVSPLAGFLVRYCYWACIVLAVGTEITAVADYMKLWFPDVGSWVWIAFFSLTLLVVNAYSVKAFGLVEYWFSTIKVFAIIVFILLAIGILTQGHGGAAQVVSNLTEHGGFFPHGFSGVWIGVIISIFSYLSIEMIAVAAGEAKDPERAVKKAFKSTAIRLILFYLLSLFLIVALVPWTTLIGIDATSPFVMVMKIVGIPYADSILNFIVIVAALSAMNSMLYISTRMLFSLSRAGDAPKLFGRISHNGVPINALLLSAVGIGIASIVYTINPSSAFPIMIALSMFGALFTWGSIFITHMFFRKNMARKGEQLKFKVPASQLISLLGLIAILSITITTWFTNEFKSTLQFGVPLVVVLTFFYYLKRSSAKLALNAHEESLK, from the coding sequence ATGAGCAGTTTTGATGAAATACAAAATCGAGAAGCGGGGTTACATAAAAAATTATCCGCAAAACAGATGGGAATGATTGCAATTGGTGGAGCGATTGGTACAGGGCTGTTCATGGGGAGCAAGTTCGCAATTAGCTTTGCTGGCCCAGCCGTCATTGTGAGTTATGCCATTGGTGGCTTAATCGCATTTGCTATCATGGCTTGTTTGGCTGAGATGACGGTTCAGCACCCTACGTCAGGCTCATTTGGGGCATATGCTGAGCATTATGTAAGTCCGCTTGCTGGGTTTTTAGTCCGTTATTGTTATTGGGCATGTATTGTGTTAGCGGTCGGTACAGAAATTACAGCAGTTGCTGACTATATGAAATTATGGTTTCCAGATGTAGGTTCCTGGGTCTGGATCGCTTTTTTCTCGCTGACGTTACTTGTGGTTAATGCATATAGTGTTAAAGCTTTTGGATTGGTTGAATATTGGTTTTCGACCATAAAAGTCTTTGCAATTATTGTATTTATTCTTTTAGCAATTGGTATTTTGACTCAAGGTCATGGAGGAGCAGCTCAGGTTGTCTCTAATCTAACTGAACATGGGGGCTTTTTCCCTCATGGTTTTAGTGGAGTCTGGATTGGAGTAATCATTTCAATATTTAGCTATTTAAGTATTGAAATGATCGCTGTAGCGGCAGGTGAGGCTAAAGATCCAGAAAGAGCAGTTAAGAAAGCTTTTAAAAGTACGGCAATTCGCTTAATCCTATTTTATTTACTGTCTTTATTTCTCATAGTGGCACTTGTTCCTTGGACAACTTTAATTGGAATCGACGCGACCAGTCCTTTTGTGATGGTGATGAAAATTGTAGGCATCCCATATGCAGACAGTATTTTAAATTTTATTGTAATTGTCGCGGCCTTATCAGCCATGAATAGTATGCTGTATATCTCGACACGTATGCTATTTAGTTTGTCACGAGCTGGTGATGCACCAAAACTATTCGGTCGTATTAGTCACAATGGGGTACCAATTAACGCATTGTTATTGTCAGCTGTTGGTATTGGTATCGCGAGTATTGTTTATACCATTAATCCGAGCTCTGCTTTCCCGATCATGATTGCTTTATCTATGTTTGGTGCGTTGTTCACTTGGGGCAGTATTTTCATTACCCATATGTTTTTTAGAAAGAATATGGCACGAAAAGGAGAACAGTTAAAATTTAAGGTTCCAGCGAGCCAGTTAATTTCACTGTTGGGATTAATCGCAATTTTAAGTATCACCATCACGACATGGTTTACCAATGAATTTAAGTCAACTTTACAATTCGGAGTTCCATTAGTTGTTGTGCTTACGTTTTTTTATTATTTAAAACGTTCATCAGCCAAACTTGCTTTAAATGCTCATGAAGAATCATTGAAGTGA
- the hslR gene encoding RNA-binding S4 domain-containing protein: protein MSKLLENDAVETMRVDKWLWAARFFKTRSIAKAAIEGGKVHHNNERVKVSKEIRVGMELIIQQGFDKKTVVVKALSNTRGPAPVAQQLYEETEVSIARRELIASQRKLHNLARPDHRPSKKDRRQINRFKQDNDQHWSYGDE, encoded by the coding sequence ATGTCAAAATTGCTTGAAAACGATGCTGTAGAGACCATGCGTGTCGACAAATGGTTATGGGCTGCTCGTTTTTTTAAAACTCGTTCAATTGCTAAAGCAGCAATCGAAGGAGGTAAAGTACATCACAATAATGAGCGTGTAAAAGTTTCAAAAGAAATTCGTGTCGGAATGGAACTTATTATTCAACAAGGTTTTGATAAAAAAACCGTTGTCGTAAAAGCGCTTTCGAATACACGTGGTCCAGCGCCAGTTGCCCAGCAACTTTATGAAGAAACAGAAGTAAGTATTGCTAGACGGGAGTTGATTGCATCCCAACGAAAATTGCATAATCTTGCTCGACCTGATCATAGACCGAGTAAAAAGGATCGTAGACAGATTAATCGGTTTAAACAGGACAATGATCAACACTGGTCGTATGGTGATGAATAA
- the gigD gene encoding Lrp/AsnC family transcriptional regulator GigD codes for MNVDAIDLKILKYLQDNARLSNQELADLVNLSASACHRRVKILESNGVIEKYQAKVNYEKLGIKIEAIVEIKLAQLTENDHNFFLSQIKNFDEVINAYIITGESNYVLHVATKDLSSFSHFVINTLNKIKGVVSINSKIILQKIVQKPL; via the coding sequence ATGAATGTAGATGCGATTGATCTTAAAATTTTAAAATATTTACAAGATAACGCTCGGTTAAGTAATCAAGAGCTAGCCGATCTGGTTAACCTTTCGGCTTCGGCATGTCATCGACGAGTTAAAATTTTAGAAAGCAATGGTGTAATTGAAAAATATCAAGCCAAAGTTAACTATGAAAAATTAGGAATAAAAATTGAGGCAATTGTCGAAATAAAACTTGCACAGCTAACTGAAAATGATCACAACTTCTTTTTAAGTCAGATCAAAAATTTTGATGAAGTCATTAATGCATATATTATTACGGGTGAATCTAATTATGTTTTACACGTTGCGACCAAAGATTTGAGCTCTTTTTCTCATTTCGTCATTAATACCTTAAATAAAATAAAAGGTGTAGTGAGCATCAATTCCAAGATCATTTTACAGAAGATTGTGCAAAAGCCACTTTGA
- the lpxD gene encoding UDP-3-O-(3-hydroxymyristoyl)glucosamine N-acyltransferase: MKVQHYRLDELAHLVNGELVGTGSLQFVNLASLENAEASHITFVNGEKYIDQAKASRAGAYIVTNSIKELLTDKQNFIIVDNPYLAFAILTHAFDKKITSIGIESTAQIHPSAIISENAYIGHYVVIGENCVVGDNTIIQSHTRLDDNVEIGKDCFIDSHVTITGGAKLLDRVRVHASTVIGSEGFGFAPYQGKWHRIAQLGSVIIGNDVRIGSNCSIDRGALDNTILEDGVIIDNLVQIAHNVHIGSNTAIAAKCGIAGSTKIGKNCILAGACGVSGHLSITDNVTLTGMSMVTKNISEAGTYSSGIGLFENSHWKKTIVRLRQLADVPLTQITKRLDHIQAQIESLESTFNLRK, translated from the coding sequence ATGAAAGTGCAACATTATCGTTTAGATGAACTAGCTCACCTAGTGAATGGTGAGTTAGTGGGTACGGGTAGTCTTCAATTCGTAAACTTAGCAAGTTTAGAAAATGCTGAAGCTTCTCATATTACTTTCGTGAATGGCGAAAAGTATATCGATCAAGCAAAAGCTAGCCGTGCGGGTGCGTACATTGTTACAAACTCAATTAAAGAACTGCTTACTGATAAACAAAATTTTATTATTGTTGATAATCCTTATTTAGCTTTTGCCATCCTTACCCATGCTTTTGATAAAAAGATCACATCAATAGGTATTGAAAGTACTGCTCAAATTCATCCATCTGCAATTATTTCTGAAAATGCATATATTGGCCATTATGTTGTAATTGGTGAAAATTGTGTAGTAGGAGATAATACGATTATCCAGTCTCATACTCGTCTGGATGATAATGTGGAAATTGGAAAGGATTGTTTCATTGATTCACATGTCACCATTACGGGTGGAGCTAAATTACTTGACCGCGTTCGAGTCCATGCAAGTACCGTAATTGGTAGCGAAGGCTTTGGATTTGCTCCATATCAGGGTAAATGGCATCGTATTGCTCAACTAGGTTCAGTTATTATTGGTAATGATGTCCGCATTGGTTCAAATTGTAGTATTGATCGGGGTGCTTTAGATAATACAATTTTGGAAGATGGGGTAATTATTGATAACCTTGTGCAAATTGCACATAACGTTCATATTGGTTCAAATACTGCTATTGCTGCTAAATGTGGAATTGCTGGAAGCACTAAAATTGGCAAAAACTGTATTCTTGCAGGAGCCTGCGGTGTGTCTGGTCACCTTTCAATCACTGATAACGTGACTTTAACTGGAATGTCAATGGTCACAAAAAATATTTCTGAAGCGGGTACCTATTCTTCAGGAATTGGATTATTTGAAAATAGTCATTGGAAAAAGACGATTGTACGCTTGCGACAATTAGCAGATGTGCCATTGACCCAAATCACTAAACGACTTGATCATATACAAGCTCAAATAGAGTCTCTTGAATCAACTTTTAATTTGCGTAAATAG
- the recX gene encoding regulatory protein RecX: MFKRSEEQSQQRALLTGQRLRSYAFALLTRRDYSKAELTEKLNRYAQNPEEVKQLVEELSEQNYQSDQRVAELTLASQIRKGKGPKRIKQALKTKQIENDLIADEIHNIDWLEQAYQLKVKKFGEEVEKDPKLKAKQMRFLQYRGFDLDVIIKAIQRRSD, translated from the coding sequence ATGTTCAAAAGATCAGAAGAACAGTCTCAACAACGTGCATTGCTTACAGGTCAGCGTTTGCGCTCCTATGCTTTCGCGCTATTGACTCGTCGAGATTATTCAAAAGCAGAACTTACTGAAAAATTAAATCGTTATGCACAAAATCCAGAAGAGGTTAAGCAACTAGTTGAAGAATTATCTGAACAAAACTATCAAAGTGACCAACGCGTTGCAGAACTAACATTGGCTAGCCAAATTAGAAAAGGTAAAGGTCCAAAACGTATTAAACAAGCTTTAAAAACAAAACAAATCGAAAATGATTTAATTGCAGATGAAATTCATAACATTGATTGGTTAGAACAGGCTTATCAGCTTAAAGTGAAAAAGTTTGGTGAAGAAGTAGAAAAAGATCCTAAACTTAAAGCAAAACAAATGAGATTTTTACAGTATAGAGGATTTGATTTAGATGTAATTATAAAAGCAATCCAACGAAGATCGGATTAG
- the ompH gene encoding OmpH family outer membrane protein, translating into MKKLNILMLGLGLTVSAMTNAAGYGVIDLAKVVESSTYLKQQNASLNQSVKPTTTRLEQLGKELEGLQRQAQTQGQKMKEDDIKKLQTQYQSKLNEFNSTQQGLQSKVQTSLQGMNSTFESRVKQAAEQLRKENNLDFILNKNSTVAYDAKYDLTDKIIQKVNSMK; encoded by the coding sequence ATGAAAAAATTAAATATATTAATGTTAGGGTTAGGCCTTACAGTTTCTGCTATGACGAATGCAGCTGGTTATGGTGTTATTGATCTTGCTAAAGTTGTTGAAAGCAGTACTTATTTAAAACAACAAAATGCAAGTTTAAATCAATCTGTTAAACCAACAACAACACGTCTTGAGCAGTTGGGTAAAGAGTTAGAAGGTCTGCAACGTCAAGCCCAAACCCAAGGGCAAAAAATGAAAGAAGATGATATTAAAAAGCTTCAGACTCAATATCAGTCAAAATTAAATGAATTTAATTCGACTCAACAAGGTTTGCAGTCTAAAGTTCAAACTAGTTTGCAAGGAATGAACTCAACTTTTGAGAGTCGTGTGAAACAAGCTGCTGAACAATTACGAAAAGAAAATAATCTTGACTTCATTTTGAATAAAAATTCGACCGTTGCCTATGACGCTAAATATGATTTAACTGATAAAATAATACAAAAGGTTAATTCAATGAAATAA
- the fabZ gene encoding 3-hydroxyacyl-ACP dehydratase FabZ, with amino-acid sequence MTESTTPKFAIPELPMQIQTIRQYLPHRYPFLLVDRVTEVTDNSIVGYKNVSINEEFLQGHFPEYPIMPGVLIVEALAQVSGVLGFIMNNETPKPGSLFLFAGAEKVRFKKQVVAGDQLVLKSELVMQKRGIYKYNCTATVDGIVATTAEIMISHQKTEQA; translated from the coding sequence ATGACCGAGTCAACTACACCTAAATTTGCCATCCCTGAATTACCAATGCAGATTCAAACGATTCGTCAATATTTGCCGCATCGTTACCCATTCTTATTGGTTGATCGTGTGACTGAAGTAACTGACAATAGTATTGTTGGTTATAAAAATGTTTCTATTAATGAAGAGTTCTTGCAAGGGCATTTCCCGGAATATCCAATTATGCCGGGTGTCTTAATTGTAGAAGCATTAGCTCAAGTTTCAGGCGTTCTAGGTTTCATTATGAACAATGAGACGCCAAAACCAGGTTCTTTATTCCTCTTTGCTGGTGCAGAAAAGGTTAGATTTAAAAAACAAGTAGTTGCGGGCGACCAACTTGTATTAAAATCTGAATTAGTAATGCAAAAACGCGGTATCTACAAATATAACTGTACGGCTACCGTTGACGGTATTGTAGCAACAACCGCTGAAATTATGATTTCACACCAAAAAACAGAGCAGGCATGA
- the lpxA gene encoding acyl-ACP--UDP-N-acetylglucosamine O-acyltransferase has protein sequence MSNHDLIHSTAIIDPSAVIAPDVQIGPYCIIGPNVTIGAGTKLHSHVVVGGFTKIGQNNEIFQFASVGEVCQDLKYQGEETWLEIGDHNLIREHCSLHRGTVQDNALTKIGSHNLLMVNTHIAHDCVVGDHNIFANNVGVAGHVHIGDHVIIGGNSGIHQFCKIDSYSMVGGASLILKDVPAYVMASGNPAHAFGINIEGMRRKGWSKNTIQGLREAYKLIFKSGLTSVQAVEQIKNDILPNVPEAQLLIDSVERSERGIVR, from the coding sequence ATGAGCAATCACGATTTAATTCATTCTACGGCCATTATTGATCCATCTGCAGTGATTGCCCCAGATGTCCAGATAGGACCTTATTGTATTATTGGTCCAAATGTGACGATTGGCGCTGGTACTAAATTACACTCACATGTTGTAGTTGGTGGTTTTACCAAAATTGGTCAAAATAATGAGATTTTCCAATTTGCAAGTGTTGGTGAAGTTTGCCAAGACTTGAAATACCAAGGGGAAGAAACTTGGTTAGAGATTGGAGATCATAATTTAATTCGTGAGCATTGCAGTTTACATAGAGGAACTGTACAAGATAATGCTTTAACTAAAATAGGTAGTCATAACTTATTGATGGTTAATACGCATATTGCACATGATTGTGTTGTTGGTGATCATAATATTTTCGCAAATAATGTCGGCGTTGCTGGACACGTACATATTGGTGATCATGTCATTATTGGTGGTAATTCTGGGATTCATCAATTCTGTAAAATTGATTCTTACAGTATGGTTGGTGGAGCATCTTTAATCTTAAAAGATGTGCCGGCCTATGTTATGGCATCTGGTAATCCAGCACATGCGTTTGGTATTAATATAGAAGGTATGCGCCGAAAGGGTTGGTCTAAAAATACAATTCAAGGTCTTAGAGAAGCTTATAAATTGATTTTTAAATCAGGCCTGACTTCTGTTCAAGCGGTTGAGCAGATTAAAAATGATATCCTTCCGAATGTTCCAGAAGCTCAATTGTTAATTGACTCTGTTGAACGGTCAGAACGTGGTATTGTGCGCTAA
- a CDS encoding GNAT family N-acetyltransferase: protein MIETQRLILRQWKENDVEPFITMGLDQHVMQFFPNLLTPQESHNLIQKISSLIDKNGWGFWAVELKETHQFIGFIGLHSQPEQFDFSPCVEIGWRLAKEFWKQGYATEGAKAALDYGFNVLNLDKIVSFTANINTPSQAVMERLGMHKVKNFDHPKVPLHHQLKAHVLYEITNSSFNL from the coding sequence ATGATCGAAACTCAGCGTTTAATTTTAAGACAGTGGAAAGAAAATGATGTTGAGCCTTTTATAACAATGGGCTTAGATCAACATGTTATGCAATTTTTCCCAAATCTATTAACACCCCAAGAAAGCCATAATTTAATCCAAAAAATTTCATCTCTCATTGATAAAAATGGTTGGGGCTTCTGGGCAGTAGAATTAAAAGAAACTCATCAATTTATCGGGTTTATTGGTTTACATAGTCAACCTGAACAATTTGATTTTTCTCCATGTGTGGAAATTGGGTGGCGACTTGCAAAAGAATTCTGGAAACAAGGTTATGCAACTGAAGGAGCAAAAGCGGCTTTAGACTATGGTTTTAATGTACTGAATTTAGATAAGATCGTTTCATTTACCGCTAACATAAATACACCCTCTCAAGCTGTCATGGAAAGACTTGGAATGCACAAAGTTAAAAACTTTGATCATCCCAAGGTTCCTCTCCATCACCAATTAAAAGCACATGTGTTATATGAAATTACGAACTCTTCATTTAATCTTTGA
- the yrfG gene encoding HAD-IA family hydrolase: MSKIIMFDMDGTLLDLAFDDFIWNECLPKRHAEIHQLPLDQSQKTLYQFYQSHKHTLVWYSSAFWTKTVSVDVLKLQQEFQTKIQARSGCIELLQELKEQGYSCWLVTNADRASLQLKLDNIAIEHFFNVIVSSEQIGYAKEDIHFWQELQKLHPFDPDATIFIDDTAPVLKTAEKFGIRHLFTILQPSSLKDVRKHEDLEYKALDRLTELLSILNQIDRKDNDVKIA; encoded by the coding sequence ATGTCTAAAATCATAATGTTTGACATGGATGGAACTTTATTAGATCTCGCTTTTGATGATTTCATCTGGAATGAATGTCTTCCTAAGCGACATGCAGAGATACATCAACTTCCACTCGACCAGAGCCAAAAAACACTATATCAGTTTTATCAATCACATAAGCATACACTTGTTTGGTATTCATCAGCTTTTTGGACTAAAACTGTAAGCGTTGATGTACTCAAATTACAGCAAGAGTTTCAGACAAAAATTCAAGCTCGCTCAGGTTGTATTGAGCTTCTGCAGGAACTGAAAGAACAAGGATATAGTTGTTGGTTAGTTACAAATGCTGACCGTGCAAGTTTACAATTAAAGCTCGATAATATTGCAATTGAACACTTCTTTAACGTAATCGTATCGAGTGAGCAAATTGGTTATGCAAAAGAAGATATTCATTTTTGGCAAGAGCTCCAAAAATTACACCCTTTCGACCCAGACGCAACCATTTTTATTGATGATACAGCTCCTGTACTAAAAACAGCTGAAAAATTTGGTATCAGGCACTTGTTTACTATCTTACAGCCCTCAAGTCTAAAGGATGTAAGAAAGCATGAGGATTTAGAGTATAAAGCGCTAGATCGACTTACAGAATTGCTGTCTATATTGAATCAAATTGATAGAAAGGATAATGATGTCAAAATTGCTTGA
- the kynU gene encoding kynureninase yields MITHEQCLYWDQEDELKKFKNEFALPKNVIYLDGNSLGARPKKSLEVAQHIIAKEWGEDLINSWNKADWWGLPTRIGDKVARLIGAEKGEVVISDSTTLNLFKVLSAAVKIQAENFPERKIIVAEKDAFPTDIYIIEGFIDLIHQGYQVELIDGADDLSRVLAKDIAVVVLSHVNYRTGYFYDMETINQQIHAKDALIIWDLCHSVGAVPIDLNQSNSDFAIGCTYKYLNGGPGSPALLWVNRKHRDQFWQPLSGWWGHKKPFDMAQHYEPANSIRRYLCGTQPIISMSLIECGIDIFLQADIQQIREKSLKLTDLFIQLVQQECSQFGFELITPLNHKYRGSHVSYRHEFGYEIIQALIARGVIGDYREPEVLRFGITPLYLGFEDIWNAVQQLKQIMLNSEWKNERYLVRSEVT; encoded by the coding sequence ATGATTACTCACGAACAATGCCTCTATTGGGACCAGGAAGATGAACTTAAAAAGTTTAAAAATGAATTTGCACTGCCAAAAAACGTCATTTATTTAGATGGGAATTCTTTGGGAGCAAGACCAAAGAAATCATTAGAGGTTGCTCAGCATATTATTGCCAAAGAGTGGGGCGAGGACCTCATTAATAGTTGGAATAAAGCGGATTGGTGGGGACTACCGACTAGAATTGGAGATAAAGTCGCGCGGCTTATCGGTGCTGAAAAAGGGGAAGTGGTTATTTCAGACTCAACGACTTTAAATTTATTCAAAGTATTATCAGCAGCGGTAAAAATTCAAGCTGAAAATTTTCCAGAACGTAAAATTATTGTTGCAGAAAAAGATGCCTTCCCAACCGATATTTATATTATTGAAGGCTTTATTGATTTGATTCATCAAGGTTATCAAGTTGAATTGATTGATGGTGCAGATGATCTATCTCGTGTTTTGGCAAAAGATATAGCCGTAGTTGTTCTTTCTCATGTGAATTATCGGACTGGATATTTCTATGATATGGAGACTATCAATCAACAAATTCACGCTAAAGATGCTTTGATTATTTGGGATTTGTGTCACTCGGTTGGTGCGGTGCCTATAGATCTTAATCAGAGTAATAGTGATTTTGCGATTGGTTGTACTTATAAATATTTAAACGGTGGTCCGGGTTCACCTGCGTTGTTGTGGGTAAATCGAAAGCATCGTGATCAGTTCTGGCAACCTCTCTCAGGCTGGTGGGGGCACAAAAAACCATTTGATATGGCTCAGCATTATGAACCAGCCAATAGCATTCGCCGATATTTGTGTGGAACTCAACCTATCATTTCGATGAGTCTAATCGAATGTGGTATCGATATTTTCTTACAAGCTGATATACAACAAATACGCGAGAAATCCCTCAAATTAACTGATTTATTTATTCAACTTGTTCAACAAGAATGTTCTCAGTTTGGTTTTGAATTGATTACACCTTTAAACCATAAATATCGCGGTAGTCATGTCAGTTATAGACATGAGTTTGGTTATGAAATTATTCAGGCGCTTATTGCTCGTGGTGTGATTGGGGATTATCGAGAGCCGGAAGTATTACGTTTTGGAATTACACCTCTATATTTAGGTTTTGAAGATATTTGGAATGCCGTACAGCAACTTAAGCAGATTATGTTGAATAGTGAATGGAAAAATGAGCGTTATCTGGTGCGTAGCGAAGTGACCTAA